From Coturnix japonica isolate 7356 chromosome 1, Coturnix japonica 2.1, whole genome shotgun sequence, the proteins below share one genomic window:
- the LOC107308605 gene encoding olfactory receptor 51E2-like: MPFPNSSDLSPSFILASIPGLEAAHFWMAIPLCSMYIMAVAGNCAVLFIVKTEPSLHVPMYFFLCMLAAIDLALSTSTVPRVLSFYWFNTREISFSACLVQMFFIHTLSAIESTILLAMAVDRYVAICHPLRHAAILTNTTTAKIGLAAMVRGVLFFLPLPLLLLPLPFCSSRVLSHSFCLHQDVMNLACANTTPSVVYGLTAILLVMGLDALLICISYLLILKSVLRLASWKERLKVFSTCIAHICVVLAFYVPLIGLSVVHRFGKDLAPLVHIIMGNIYILVPAVLNPIIYGVRTKQIQRRILNFIHIHNNRTAQ, from the coding sequence ATGCCCTTCCCCAACAGCTCTGACCTCAGCCCGTCCTTCATCTTGGCCAGTATCCCAGGGCTGGAGGCTGCCCATTTCTGGATGGCGATCCCTTTGTGCTCCATGTACATCATGGCTGTAGCAGGCAACTGCGCGGTGCTGTTCATCGTCAAGACGGAGCCCAGCCTGCACGTTCCcatgtatttcttcctctgcatgCTGGCTGCCATCGACCTGGCCTTGTCCACCTCCACAGTGCCACGTGTCCTCTCCTTCTACTGGTTCAACACCAGGGAGATCAGCTTCAGCGCCTGCCTTGTCCAGATGTTCTTTATACACACGCTCTCAGCCATCGAGTCCACCATCCTCCTGGCCATGGCTGTGGACCGCTATGTGGCCATCTGCCACCCACTGAGACATGCTGCCATCCTCACCAATACCACAACAGCAAAAATAGGGCTGGCAGCCATGGTCAGGGGAGTTCTCTTCTTCCTGCCCTTGCCtttgctcctcctgccccttcctttctgcagctcacGGGTGCTGTCACACTCCTTCTGCCTGCACCAGGATGTGATGAACCTGGCCTGCGCCAACACCACCCCTAGTGTGGTGTATGGCCTCACCGCCATCCTGCTGGTCATGGGGCTGGACGCCCTCCTCATCTGCATCTCCTACCTCCTGATCCTCAAGTCTGTCTTGCGGCTGGCATCATGGAAGGAGAGGCTCAAGGTGTTCAGCACATGCATTGCCCACATCTGTGTGGTCTTGGCCTTCTATGTGCCACTGATCGGGCTGTCCGTGGTGCACCGCTTTGGGAAGGACCTGGCCCCACTGGTCCATATCATCATGGGGAATATCTACATCCTTGTGCCAGCTGTGCTCAATCCCATCATCTATGGGGTGAGGACTAAACAGATACAGAGGAGGATCCTGAATTTCATTCACATACACAACAACAGAACTGCCCAGTGA
- the LOC107308603 gene encoding olfactory receptor 51G2-like: MEHDSHTTWEFNGSFYQPSAFLMMGIPGLETFHHWISIPFCVLYLIALLGNCMILFIIKKTQSLHEPMYYFLSMLAVTDLGLVLCTLPTTLGIFWFNIRRIGFDACLTQMYFIHILSFIESSVLLAMAFDRFIAISHPLRYPSILTKTTVTKIGLTIILRAMVSLLPIPFLLKRLTYCGKTELSHSFCFHPDIMNLACADIKVNVFYGMIALFSTVGMDFICIVLSYVLIIKTVISLATKEECLKALNTCVSHICAVLIFFIPMIGLSMIHRFGKSFPPLVNTLVAYTYLIIPPALNPIIYSIKSSHIREALIRALRRKCESEW, from the coding sequence ATGGAGCATGACTCACATACCACGTGGGAATTCAATGGCTCCTTCTATCAGCCTTCAGCTTTCCTCATGATGGGCATCCCAGGCCTGGAAACCTTTCATCACTGGATCTCCATCCCTTTTTGTGTACTCtaccttattgctctcttgGGAAACTGCATGATCCTATTCATCATAAAGAAGACCCAAAGTCTTCACGAACCTATGTACTACTTTCTCTCCATGCTAGCAGTCACTGACCTGGGCCTGGTTTTATGTACACTGCCTACTACACTGGGCATTTTTTGGTTTAATATCCGAAGGATTGGTTTTGATGCTTGTCTCACTCAGATGTATTTCATCCACATACTGTCCTTCATTGAATCCTCTGTGCTCCTGGCAATGGCATTTGATCGCTTCATTGCCATCTCCCATCCACTGAGATACCCATCCATACTGACCAAGACGACTGTCACAAAGATAGGTCTGACAATCATACTGAGAGCTATGGTCTCTCTTCTTCCAATACCCTTCTTGCTCAAGAGGTTAACCTACTGTGGGAAGACTGagctttctcattctttttgctTCCATCCTGATATCATGAACCTAGCATGTGCAGATATAAAAGTCAATGTCTTTTATGGTatgattgctttgttttcaacagTAGGGATGGACTTTATCTGCATTGTGCTGTCCTACGTCCTGATCATTAAAACTGTTATCAGCCTAGCAACTAAAGAGGAGTGTCTCAAGGCTTTGAATACATGCGTCTCCCATATCTGTGCTGTCCTAATATTCTTCATCCCAATGATTGGACTGTCCATGATTCATCGTTTTGGAAAGAGCTTTCCTCCTCTGGTTAACACTTTGGTGGCCTACACTTACCTTATAATCCCCCCTGCTCTCAACCCCATTATCTACAGCATAAAATCCAGCCACATCCGCGAGGCTTTGATCAGGGCACTGAGGAGGAAGTGTGAATCTGAGTGGTAG